The following are from one region of the Amylibacter sp. IMCC11727 genome:
- a CDS encoding ABC transporter substrate-binding protein → MKTLLAAALAGAMALGGTFASADGHANKVTLQLKWVTQAQFAGYYVAQDKGFYAEEGLTVEIKPGGPDIAPAQVIAGGGADVVLDWMPSALASREKGLDLVNIAQPFTSSGMMLTCRKDAGISSPADFAGKTLGVWFFGNEYPFLSWMSKLGLATDGSDGGVTVLKQGFNVDPILQGQAACVSTMTYNEYWQIIDAGLTPDDLVVFKYEDQGVATLEDGMYVLGENLKDPVFKENMVKFVRASMKGWKYAEANPDEAAMIVLDNDATGAQTEKHQKRMMGEVAKLTAGSSGALDVAAAERTVQSLLSGGSDPVITKAPEGAWTSEITDLALK, encoded by the coding sequence ATGAAAACTTTACTCGCAGCCGCGCTGGCAGGCGCGATGGCCTTGGGGGGCACGTTTGCAAGTGCGGATGGGCACGCAAATAAGGTGACGTTGCAGTTGAAATGGGTCACGCAGGCGCAGTTCGCTGGCTATTATGTGGCGCAGGATAAGGGATTTTACGCCGAGGAAGGCCTGACAGTTGAGATTAAACCTGGTGGGCCAGACATCGCGCCCGCACAGGTGATTGCGGGTGGCGGGGCTGATGTGGTTCTCGATTGGATGCCATCTGCGCTTGCGTCACGTGAAAAGGGTTTGGACCTTGTGAACATCGCGCAGCCGTTCACATCATCAGGAATGATGCTGACCTGTCGCAAGGATGCGGGCATTTCCAGCCCTGCGGATTTCGCGGGTAAGACGCTGGGTGTTTGGTTCTTTGGTAACGAGTATCCGTTCCTGAGCTGGATGAGCAAACTTGGCTTGGCCACCGATGGGTCTGATGGTGGTGTGACGGTTCTGAAACAGGGCTTTAACGTTGATCCGATTCTGCAAGGGCAAGCGGCTTGTGTGTCTACTATGACGTATAATGAGTATTGGCAGATCATTGATGCGGGCCTGACACCAGATGATTTGGTGGTGTTCAAGTATGAGGACCAAGGCGTCGCGACGCTGGAAGATGGCATGTACGTGCTGGGCGAAAATCTGAAGGACCCTGTGTTCAAAGAGAACATGGTGAAATTCGTGCGCGCGTCCATGAAAGGGTGGAAATATGCGGAAGCAAACCCTGATGAAGCGGCAATGATCGTTTTGGATAACGATGCGACGGGTGCGCAGACCGAAAAGCACCAAAAACGCATGATGGGCGAAGTGGCGAAACTGACCGCTGGGTCTTCTGGTGCGCTGGATGTGGCAGCGGCAGAACGCACGGTGCAAAGCCTGTTGTCTGGTGGGTCTGATCCTGTAATCACCAAAGCGCCTGAGGGTGCTTGGACATCTGAGATTACCGATTTGGCGCTGAAGTAA
- a CDS encoding ABC transporter permease encodes MTWIVGVLMFWAVAWAVNARLAKAKPSRFTSFAVPALFGITLLLLWEGIVRGFEVSPVLLPPPSSIAVTFASSLSILWGDFVQTFVKGALSGYIIGCGAAVLTAIAVDRSPFLQRGLLPVGNFVAALPIIGLAPIMVMWFGFDWHSKAAVVVAMVFFPVLVNTVQGLQASDAMQRDLMRTYAASYPQALLRLRLPAAMPFIFNGLKIATTLALIGAIVAEFFGSPIKGMGFRISTEVGRLALDMVWAEITVAALAGSAFYGGVALIERSVTFWHPSQRRTR; translated from the coding sequence ATGACTTGGATTGTTGGTGTTCTGATGTTTTGGGCCGTGGCGTGGGCCGTGAATGCGCGGTTGGCCAAGGCGAAGCCGTCGCGGTTTACCAGTTTTGCCGTGCCTGCATTGTTTGGCATTACGCTTTTGTTGCTGTGGGAAGGGATCGTGCGCGGGTTTGAGGTTAGCCCTGTGTTGCTGCCGCCCCCATCGTCGATTGCTGTGACGTTTGCCTCTTCGTTGTCGATCCTGTGGGGGGATTTTGTGCAGACCTTTGTGAAGGGGGCGCTGTCGGGCTACATTATCGGTTGTGGGGCGGCGGTGCTGACCGCGATTGCCGTGGATCGGTCGCCATTTTTGCAACGGGGATTGCTGCCAGTCGGCAACTTCGTGGCGGCGTTGCCGATCATTGGGTTGGCACCCATTATGGTCATGTGGTTCGGGTTTGATTGGCATTCAAAGGCCGCCGTGGTTGTGGCGATGGTGTTCTTCCCTGTTCTGGTGAACACGGTGCAAGGGTTGCAGGCCAGTGATGCGATGCAGCGGGATTTGATGCGGACGTATGCGGCGTCTTATCCGCAGGCATTGCTCCGCCTTCGCTTGCCAGCGGCGATGCCGTTTATTTTTAATGGGTTGAAAATTGCCACAACGCTTGCGTTGATTGGCGCGATAGTGGCGGAGTTCTTTGGCTCGCCCATCAAGGGGATGGGGTTTCGGATTTCCACCGAAGTGGGTCGGCTTGCGCTCGATATGGTGTGGGCAGAAATTACTGTGGCGGCCTTGGCTGGGTCGGCATTTTATGGGGGGGTCGCATTGATCGAGAGATCAGTGACCTTCTGGCATCCGTCACAAAGACGGACGCGATGA
- a CDS encoding ABC transporter permease, whose product MRNILPILTVVFGLFVIWYAGAVYLNSNWAYDKAKRANVELSFGAMVSDTMTQEKPRLPPPHQVGTEIWKTTGAMVQRGRAFSKRSLIYHGWITLSSTVLGFVFGTGLGILLAVAIVHSRAMDMSVMPWVIASQTIPILAIAPMIVVVLASAQVDDLIAKGVISMYLSFFPVVVGMVKGLRSPDHMQMDQMRTWNASRSQTFWRLRLPASAPFLFASLKVGIAASLIGAVVAELSLSQDGGLGARMLVGSYYGQTIQIWSALIAAATLAALMVAAIGAVQTVTLKKMGMAA is encoded by the coding sequence TTGCGTAACATCCTTCCGATCCTTACCGTGGTGTTTGGCCTGTTTGTGATTTGGTATGCGGGGGCGGTCTATCTGAATTCGAATTGGGCCTATGACAAGGCGAAGCGGGCGAATGTGGAGTTGTCGTTTGGGGCGATGGTTTCGGATACGATGACACAGGAAAAGCCACGTCTTCCCCCGCCCCATCAAGTGGGGACAGAGATTTGGAAGACCACGGGGGCCATGGTGCAGCGGGGGCGGGCGTTTTCAAAGCGGTCTTTGATTTATCATGGGTGGATAACGCTGAGCTCCACTGTGCTCGGGTTTGTGTTTGGCACGGGGCTTGGGATTTTGCTGGCCGTTGCCATTGTGCACAGTCGGGCGATGGACATGTCCGTGATGCCATGGGTGATTGCCAGTCAGACCATTCCGATATTGGCGATTGCGCCGATGATTGTGGTGGTTTTGGCCAGTGCGCAGGTGGATGATTTGATCGCGAAGGGGGTGATATCGATGTATCTGTCATTCTTCCCCGTTGTGGTTGGCATGGTGAAGGGGCTGCGCTCGCCCGATCACATGCAGATGGATCAGATGCGGACTTGGAATGCGAGCCGTAGCCAAACGTTTTGGCGGCTTCGGTTGCCTGCTTCGGCGCCGTTTTTGTTTGCCTCGCTGAAGGTCGGGATTGCGGCGAGTTTGATTGGGGCAGTGGTGGCGGAACTGTCGTTGTCTCAGGATGGTGGGCTGGGCGCGCGGATGCTTGTGGGCAGCTATTACGGCCAGACCATTCAGATTTGGAGTGCGCTGATAGCGGCGGCCACGCTGGCGGCGTTGATGGTGGCGGCGATTGGTGCTGTGCAAACCGTGACGCTGAAAAAGATGGGGATGGCGGCATGA
- a CDS encoding ABC transporter ATP-binding protein, whose protein sequence is MMSESVISAQNLSLTFETNDGPVHALKNINLEIDKGEFVSFIGPSGCGKTTFLRVMADLETPTAGSITVNGVSAAEARKARAYGYVFQAAGLYPWRTIGGNIRLPLEIMGYSKADQAERVKRVLELVELDGFDRKFPWQLSGGMQQRASIARALAFDADILLMDEPFGALDEIVRDHLNEQLLALWARTEKTIGFVTHSIPEAVYLSTKIVVMSPRPGRIADVIDSTLPKERPLDIRDSPEFIEIAHRVRDGLREGHADG, encoded by the coding sequence ATGATGTCTGAAAGTGTTATTTCAGCCCAAAACCTCTCCCTCACGTTTGAAACAAACGACGGGCCAGTGCATGCGCTGAAGAACATCAACCTTGAGATCGACAAGGGGGAGTTCGTGTCGTTTATCGGGCCGTCTGGCTGTGGCAAGACCACGTTTCTGCGGGTTATGGCGGATTTGGAAACGCCGACGGCGGGGTCGATTACGGTCAATGGGGTGAGTGCGGCCGAGGCGCGCAAAGCGCGGGCCTATGGCTATGTGTTTCAGGCGGCGGGGCTCTATCCTTGGCGCACGATAGGGGGGAATATTCGCCTGCCGCTTGAAATCATGGGCTATTCCAAAGCGGATCAGGCGGAGCGGGTGAAACGGGTGTTGGAGCTGGTCGAACTCGACGGGTTTGATCGCAAGTTTCCGTGGCAGCTGTCGGGTGGAATGCAGCAACGGGCCAGTATCGCGCGGGCGCTGGCATTTGATGCGGATATTTTGTTGATGGATGAGCCGTTTGGCGCGCTTGATGAAATTGTGCGCGATCATCTGAATGAACAACTGCTCGCGCTGTGGGCGCGGACGGAAAAGACGATTGGGTTTGTGACCCATTCGATTCCAGAGGCTGTGTATCTGAGCACGAAGATTGTGGTGATGTCGCCGCGCCCAGGGCGGATTGCGGATGTGATTGATAGCACGCTGCCCAAAGAACGCCCGCTCGATATCCGTGATAGCCCTGAGTTTATCGAGATTGCACACCGCGTGCGTGATGGGCTGCGGGAAGGGCATGCGGATGGGTAG